A region from the Lolium perenne isolate Kyuss_39 chromosome 4, Kyuss_2.0, whole genome shotgun sequence genome encodes:
- the LOC127297488 gene encoding probable helicase CHR10 encodes MATATAYERRLLAAADLVLSADVGSHPPLFSSSADLGVTADLKPHQLDGVDWLIRRHHLGVNVLLGDEMGLGKTLQAISLLSYLKIKSIAPGPFLVLCPLSVTDGWLSEFGKFCPSLKVIQYVGDKVHRRNLRRAMHEDVQKSSVSSGSNVLPFDVMLTSYDIALMDQDFLSQIPWLYVVIDEAQRLKNPSSVLYNVLKERFIMPRRLLLTGTPIQNNLSELWALMHFCMPSIFGSLDEFLSTFKEAGNLLLGSQANKANRQCKILKHLLRAFMLRRTKALLIKSGILELPPLTELTVMVPLTPVQKKIYLSVLRKELQTLLSFTGGSSRHQSLQNIVVQLRKACSHPYLFSGIEPEPYEEGEHLVQASGKLLVLDLVLKKLHRLGHRVLLFAQMTQTLDILQDFLELRDYTYERLDGSVRAEERFTAIRNFSSQPTKGVVGDDNNPSGAFVFMISTRAGGVGLNLIGADTVIFYEQDWNPQADKQALQRTHRIGQLNHVLSINLVSQRTIEEVIMRRAETKLKLSHNIFGDEDTTDRKGKDLGNEASDMRSIIFGLHQFDPADTAAETINEETLEKLESMSENVVKMRSHEPLEKDGRAFEINPNSTDGSGAVITRAYDSIKIDPGVDEAAYLSWVEKFKETSHSIENVTVELEKQRSAPEEKLLKREANKKKAEEKRLAKWKDLGYETLAVKDPDNIPNQIISDSGSVQLVYGDCTDPSKLCAAKPAIIFSCVDNSGTWGRGGMFDALTGLSTHIPDAYKRASESDDLHMGDLHLIQLDEDNCSRTLDAPLWVALAVIQSYSPKRKIPRSGISIPDLELCLSKAAFSAAQRSASIHMPRIGQQSGSQRSEWYTIERLLRKYASLHGIDIFVYYFRRSPKQQPDSD; translated from the exons ATGGCGACGGCGACCGCCTACGAGCGCCGCCTGCTCGCCGCCGCCGACCTCGTCCTCTCCGCGGACGTAGGCTCCCATCCCCCGCTCTTCTCCTCCTCCGCTGACCTCGGGGTCACCGCCGACCTCAAGCCGCACCAGCTCGACGGCGTGGACTGGCTCATCCGCCGCCACCACCTCGGCGTCAACGTCCTGCTCG GCGATGAG ATGGGGCTGGGGAAGACCCTGCAAGCGATTTCTCTTTTGAGCTACCTGAAGATCAAATCCATTGCGCCGGGACCGTTCC TGGTGCTATGCCCTCTGAGTGTGACAGATGGCTGGCTCTCGGAATTCGGTAAATTCTGCCCTTCCTTGAAGGTCATCCAGTATGTCGGCGATAAGGTGCATCGCCGTAACCTACGGAGAGCTATGCATGAAGATGTCCAGAAATCTTCAGTATCGTCTGGTTCGAAT GTATTGCCATTTGATGTGATGCTGACGAGCTATGACATAGCCTTGATGGATCAGGACTTCCTTTCGCAAATCCCCTGGCTCTATGTGGTTATTGATGAGGCCCAGCGTCTGAAAAATCCATCCAGT GTATTGTATAATGTCCTTAAAGAACGTTTTATCATGCCAAGGCGTCTACTACTGACAGGCACTCCTATCCAGAACAACCTTTCTGAACTATGGGCATTGATGCACTTCTGCATGCCTTCAATTTTTGGGTCGCTCGATGAATTCCTGTCTACTTTCAAGGAAGCTGGGAATTTGCTACTAG GTAGTCAAGCTAATAAAGCAAACAGACAATGCAAGATCCTTAAACATTTACTCAGAGCATTTATGCTGCGACGAACAAAAGCTTTACTAATTAAGAGCGGAATTCTGGAGTTGCCTCCATTAACCGAGCTGACAGT GATGGTACCTTTGACACCCGTACAGAAGAAGATATACTTATCGGTGTTGAGAAAAGAGCTGCAAACACTTCTTTCATTCACTGGTGGATCTTCTCGTCATCAGTCTTTGCAAAACATT GTAGTACAACTGCGAAAAGCTTGCAGTCATCCATATCTATTCAGTGGCATTGAGCCTGAGCCTTATGAGGAGGGGGAGCATTTAGTTCAG GCTAGTGGAAAGCTTCTTGTGCTAGATCTTGTTCTTAAGAAGCTCCACAGGTTAGGTCATCGTGTTCTGCTATTTGCTCAGATGACTCAGACACTTGACATTCTGCAG GATTTCCTAGAACTGCGTGATTACACATATGAGCGCCTGGATGGTTCAGTACGTGCCGAGGAGCGGTTTACGGCAATAAGAAACTTCAGCTCTCAACCTACCAAAGGTGTTGTGGGAGATGACAACAATCCAAGTGGAGCTTTTGTGTTCATGATATCAACTAGAGCAGGGGGTGTTGGGCTTAATCTCATTGGTGCTGACACT GTTATTTTTTATGAACAAGACTGGAATCCTCAAGCTGACAAACAGGCTTTGCAGCGTACTCACCGCATCGGACAGTTGAATCATGTATTATCAATAAATCTGGTATCACAACGCACAATTGAAGAG GTCATCATGCGAAGAGCAGAGACAAAACTTAAGCTTAGCCACAATATTTTTGGAGATGAGGATACAACCGACCGGAAAGGGAAAGATCTGGGAAATGAAGCTAGTGACATGCGTTCGATTATATTTGGCTTACACCAATTTGACCCCGCAGATACAGCTGCAGAAACAATCAATGAGGAGACACTGGAAAAATTGGAATCAATGTCAGAAAATGTTGTCAAGATGCGCAGTCATGAACCTTTAGAAAAGGACGGCCGAGCATTTGAAATCAATCCGAATTCGACTGACGGTAGCGGGGCAGTGATTACTAGAGCTTATGATTCTATTAAAATTGATCCTGGGGTTGACGAAGCTGCATACCTCTCCTGGGTGGAGAAGTTTAAGGAGACATCACATTCTATTGAAAATGTCACAGTTGAACTAGAAAAGCAAAGATCAGCACCTGAAGAAAAGCTCTTGAAACGTGAAGCTAATAAGAAAAAAGCTGAAGAAAAGAGATTAGCCAAGTGGAAAGATTTGGGATACGAGACATTAGCGGTCAAAGATCCTGATAACATACCAAATCAGATTATTTCTGACTCAGGATCTGTCCAACTTGTATATGGAGATTGCACTGATCCATCAAAACTTTGCGCCGCAAAGCCTGCCATAATATTCAG TTGCGTAGATAATTCTGGGACATGGGGACGTGGAGGAATGTTTGATGCTTTGACAGGTCTCTCGACACACATTCCAGATGCTTATAAGCGTGCTTCTGAATCTGATGATCTTCACATGGGGGATCTTCACTTGATTCAGCTAGATG AAGACAACTGTAGCCGGACTTTGGATGCACCTTTATGGGTGGCACTAGCTGTTATCCAGTCTTATAGTCCGAAGCGTAAAATTCCAAGAAGCGGAATCTCAATACCTGATTTGGAGCTGTGTTTATCAAAGGCGGCCTTCtcagctgctcagcgttctg CGAGTATCCATATGCCCCGGATCGGTCAGCAGAGTGGCTCCCAAAGATCAGAGTGGTATACCATTGAACGCCTGCTCAGGAAATACGCATCACTTCATGGCATCGACATTTTTGT GTACTACTTCAGGCGATCACCCAAGCAACAGCCAGATTCAGATTAA
- the LOC127349290 gene encoding uncharacterized protein, with protein sequence MDKDLHEIFSMLKSAEVEIKKENQVLMVNKTTSFKKQGKPNKGNFKKGGKKVAPHPEKPKAGPKPETVCYYCQGKGHWKRNCSKYLADLKSGHVKKKGTAE encoded by the exons atggatAAGGATTTACATGAaatcttttccatgctgaaatctgctgaagtagagattaagaaggagaaccaagtgttgatggtcaacaagaccaccagtttcaaaaagcagggcaagcctaacaagggtaacttcaagaagggcggcaagaaagttgcaccgcatcctgagaagcctaaggctggtcctaaacctgagactgtgtgctattactgccaggggaaggggcactggaagcgcaattgctccaaatacttggccgatctgaagagcggccacgtcaaaaagaaag gaactgcggaatag